The Thermococcus sp. DNA segment GTACTTGTGAACAACGCCGGGATTCTTGGAAAGGCCCTAAGACCGATGGATGTCACCGACGAGGATTGGGACGCCGTTTTGGCTGTAAACCTCAAGGGGGCCTTCATAGTAACGCAGGAGGTTCTGAAGTACATGAAGAGGGGCAAAATCGTCAATATAGCCTCCATAGCCGGCAAGGACGGCGGAACTGTTGGCCCGCACTACGCTGCATCTAAAGGTGGCTTAATAGCCCTCACCTTCAACCTCGCAAGGCATCTGGCGCCTGATATACTCGTCAACGCCGTCGCTCCGGGTCCGGTTGATACAGACCTGATTAGTCCGGAGATAAAGGAAAAACTCAGAAAGCTCTCCCTAACGGGTGAGATAGCAAAACCAGAGGAGATAGCCCACGCCGTGATATTCCTCCTCGAAAACGACCATGTTACCGGGGAAGTGGTTGACGTCAACGGCGGCAGGCTGATGGATTGATAACCGATTAGAACAAAATGTTATGGTGGGGGGTTGTAAGTTCCCGTTTTCTGCGTTATAATTTTTGACATTTGTCATTCCATAAGTTTATATACATACAGGTAGAAACATTGCCCGGTGATAACTGGGGGTGATTAAGTGATCAAGAAGGCCGATTGGTTATGGGATAGCTTAAAACCGGGAGAAACGGTTCTTATAGAGCATGATTCGCTAACGTCTCCGGCCCTTGGGTTTTACTATGCCGTTAAATGGGCGAAGACAAAGGGATACGAGGTCATTGTTGATGATATTCTCGATACCCTCTACATTCAGATTTCTCACTTAAAGCTCGCTGGTTGGGACATAGGTATTGTGGACGAACTCAAAGTCATAAAGGAGGGCGGAACCCTGAAGGTGGGGAACGTTGTGGCCCGCCTTAGGCTCGATCAATATGCCATACGACAAACCCAGTATTCACGGGTTTACGAGCCCCTCATCTCCAGAGGGGGCGTAGTGAATATAGTGCTTGGCTTGGATAAACTGTTCTTGATATCCGATATGCACGATAATATGAAAACGGTCAACTCTATCTTGAGCTATACTGGTGATGACCGCAGGATAGCCCTATATTTCATTAACAGGGATCTTTTGGGAACCAGCTGTCCTCATTTCCTCCCCCTCTTGGAGGAGATAGCGACC contains these protein-coding regions:
- a CDS encoding 3-oxoacyl-ACP reductase family protein, which gives rise to MELKGKVALVTGSARGIGRAIAVELAKRGANVVINYAHSEEEAKKTEEACRQYGVETLVVKADVSKREEVRAMVEKIIERFGRIDVLVNNAGILGKALRPMDVTDEDWDAVLAVNLKGAFIVTQEVLKYMKRGKIVNIASIAGKDGGTVGPHYAASKGGLIALTFNLARHLAPDILVNAVAPGPVDTDLISPEIKEKLRKLSLTGEIAKPEEIAHAVIFLLENDHVTGEVVDVNGGRLMD
- a CDS encoding DUF257 family protein; this translates as MIKKADWLWDSLKPGETVLIEHDSLTSPALGFYYAVKWAKTKGYEVIVDDILDTLYIQISHLKLAGWDIGIVDELKVIKEGGTLKVGNVVARLRLDQYAIRQTQYSRVYEPLISRGGVVNIVLGLDKLFLISDMHDNMKTVNSILSYTGDDRRIALYFINRDLLGTSCPHFLPLLEEIATTVIKVTKEKGRYVFSVVKSINNKLDGESLALP